The sequence AAAGgtaataaatagaaaaagaaataaaaagggccCAACCGGGTTCGAACCGGTGACCtcttgatctgcagtcaaatgctctaccactgagctatggacccttatttgttaaaatattttttacaatttaatttaatattttacagCAGGTTTGCCAGAATAATAGAACAAAACAAGTCCTATCAGAATCCCAAAAACATTTGCTTTCAACGGGGAGAGATAGTCCAAGGATTAATATTTTATAATCAGTAAttgtatttgatttttaataattttttggaTAAACAGTAACTTCCTCTAAAATTTATGTATAAGATGCAGATTATTTTCTCTCCCATACTCATGTACTGATTTACACTAGGCTTCTAAGTTATGTGTTAATGCTACAAATATAACTATTTTAGCTTTTAGTTTAATATTAATGATTTATTGATTTTAACATATAAAATGTAAATTtggaagatattattttaataattgaaGATTTCATCTCATGTTTAACTAACATTTTAGGTATAGTGTGCATTAGTCACTCAAATTTTGAACATTAAAGAGTATATTATTGTCTTTATTAATCTCATACAtaactcctttttttttttttttataaagcaAACTAAATAATAAAGAGGCAGacaaatatcaatatatcatGGGTATCCAAGTTCATGGAGTACGGTATGTAAGAGAATTTCATTTTTGAAAATGAACTTAACTTTTTATTACAGGGCCAAAATTAAAACTTATATCTAgaacaacaataattcacaatGAAGTTACTATAGATAATTTTTGTACAATTACATTTATATTAATTgggttatgctacgtgtacacactaaaattagttatcaaaGTTAGCCACTAGTATAAAACACATGTtaaaatacaaatacacattgaaaataaattaaatcacacatgtatttataaacaaatatattggtggctgattttagtagctaattttagtgtacaaataatattttccaTATTAGTTTATTATCtaacattttcaatttttttctacaTTAAATTAATTTTGACACTATAATTTCAAGgcctttaaataaataaatacaattcTTGGATTCAAacaacaaaatttttttctttgaattttaattttgtgcttcaacattttttttcttaaatgaaTGCTGAATATTCAAATTACACTCAAATAATATATTTCAATATTCTAGATTTACAAAGTTCTCATAAAGGTTNNNNNNNNNNNNNNNNNNNNNNNNNNNNNNNNACTTGATGCCTAACTTTTACCTAACTTACTTTTTATAGTAATATttgaatatttaataattatttatttttatatttttaaaattaaatattaatttttaacctTTTTTGATAAGTTAGGCAAACACTTTTAGGCACCATAGCAATCACCTAGTATTATTAGGTAAAGATAGTAATTGTAGGAAAAGTTGGTTGAGTTTTGGTGGCTTGCATGTCGCATTTGGAATGTGGCTTCTTTCCCTCTCCCTGTGTATGAAATGAGAGAGTTAAGTGAAGGTgatttgttcatcattctttgaTAAATAGTAAATACTTAAATAGATAGATAGGTGAAGGCGCTGATTATTGTCTTATTCCCTTGTATCCTCCGCCCCTACTCCTTTCTTTTCTGATTGAATTACATTAACATAATAAGCcaattaataataacaataataaaacgtAATACACATTTTTCTCTCTTCATTGGAAGTTACGATAATGTCTTTCTCAGCAACCAACTTTGCTCAACCTCGTCCTGTCCCTGTCGGAATCAGATCCAATGAGAAGTCATTGTCTTCGGATCCCTTCAGATTCAGATTCAGAGGTTCTCCATCTTTCCTTGGATCTCCACACAGCCTTCGTTTCAATCCTACCCCTCCCCTTAAGCTTGCTATTCCTCACAGCCGCCGATCCCCTGCTGCCGCTGTCACCGATGTTTCCAACGGCAAAATGGTCAAATCCAGCGCCAATATGGTACTCCCTTTTCCCTCGTTTTCTCTCCCTTTCCAGCATTGCATCAATTCTGCGTGATGGGCTTCTGAAAAACAGAATGGACAAAACTTTTCGATGCttaattctcttttttatttgtgCTCTTTCAATCGTGTAGAGATACTCCATAACATGATGATATGGATTTTGGGGATTGATTAAACGTTAAGAAGAGCTCATTTCTTGCAGATTCTAGAAATAGATGTTTGAGATTGTTGTTTAGTTATTTGGATTTGTGTTGCAGCTCATTACCAAAGAGGAAGGCTTGGAGCTCTATGAAGACATGATATTAGGCAGATTCTTTGAGGACATGTGCGCACAGATGTACTATAGAGGCAAAATGTTCGGTTTTGTTCACTTGTACAATGGCCAAGAAGCTGTGTCAACTGGGTTCATCAAGCTTCTAAAGAAGGAAGACACTGTAGTGAGCACCTACAGGGACCATGTTCATGCGCTGAGTAAGGGCGTACCAGCACGTGCCGTCATGAGTGAGCTCTTTGGAAAGGCCACAGGGTGCTGCAGAGGACAAGGTGGCTCAATGCACATGTTCTCAAAGGAGCATAATTTGATTGGTGGGTTTGCTTTCATTGGTGAAGGTATTCCTGTGGCAACTGGAGCAGCATTCTCCAGCAAGTACAGGAGGGAGGTGCTCAAAGAGGCAAGTGCTGATCACGTGACACTGGCGTTCTTTGGCGATGGAACTTGTAACAATGGA is a genomic window of Arachis ipaensis cultivar K30076 chromosome B06, Araip1.1, whole genome shotgun sequence containing:
- the LOC107646124 gene encoding pyruvate dehydrogenase E1 component subunit alpha-3, chloroplastic — its product is MSFSATNFAQPRPVPVGIRSNEKSLSSDPFRFRFRGSPSFLGSPHSLRFNPTPPLKLAIPHSRRSPAAAVTDVSNGKMVKSSANMLITKEEGLELYEDMILGRFFEDMCAQMYYRGKMFGFVHLYNGQEAVSTGFIKLLKKEDTVVSTYRDHVHALSKGVPARAVMSELFGKATGCCRGQGGSMHMFSKEHNLIGGFAFIGEGIPVATGAAFSSKYRREVLKEASADHVTLAFFGDGTCNNGQFYECLNMAALWKLPIIFVVENNLWAIGMSHLRATSDPEIWKKGPAFGMAGVHVDGMDVLKVREVAKEAIERARRGDGPTLVECETYRFRGHSLADPDELRDPAEKARYAARDPISALKKYMIENKLANEQELKSIEKKIDEVLDDAVEYSDESPLPPRSQLLENVFADPKGFGIGPDGKYRCEDPKFTQGTAHV